AAATTTCACGCAGCGCTCTGTCGGACATGACTGATTCAACAGCTGTACGCTCATCTTCTTGATCATTAGCAACAAAGTGCTTGATCGCTGTGATTTCCAAGCGGTGAGCTCGATATACAGGAAAAAGATGAAATAAGCGAACTGGCAGCAACACCCTGCGATTGAAGACCGTTGACGTACGCGGCGGCCAATGTGCCTGATATAGACCATCAGATGAGATACGAGATCTGCGCGGTGCGTGCCAATTCACTAACCTGATAGATGGGGATCCTCTGAGAAAGATTCAAAAGATCGTCCACCCAAAGGCGTTCGTTGAATGTTGCATGTCGGTGCCAAAAGAATCACAGAAGATTTGAGTTTAGCCTCTTGTGCTAGGAAGACACCGACACGTTTGACTAGACCCGGGTCAAACGTAGAAGCAAGCGCAGTCGCACACTACATCGCAGGCATTATAGAGCTTATATTAATCTAAGAAAAGCATTGTGTGCGTACAGGCAAACATTGCGCGGGTGTCGGGACAAAATGGGAGGAACCGCGTACACCCTTTGCGAAGAAGTGAGTGTTTTTTCATAAGCCGCACGAGTTTGAAATACCGACGTTAGGACCATCGCTCATTCGAATGGACGGTATGCCTAGTCTTTCAATGGTGGTCGTATTCCACCAATTAGGAGCACCGAGAAGGGAGATTTTCTCGTCGACTCTGAGTTTTTTGACTAGATCTGGAATAGAAGCATCGAGAAAGGTCCTGGACATGGTGGGGATTGAGGGGTTGGGAACATTGTCGAGAAAGTGGTTTATATACGGACAAAATTCGGTGACCGGGTCATGGTCGGGTTGAAGTCGTTTGCCGCGTATTTCCTAATCTAATCTCTCATGGCCGATTCTCAGCTCACTAACCACCTACGTCCAAACGACGACGCAACTCTCACCGTCCGCGTTATAAAGTCCTTCAAGTTCAGGACAGAACGCAGCCTTGTTCTGCATCATATCGATCtcaacaccaccaccgtcGCTCAGCTCAAAGAACTTGCGAAGCAAGGTTTGTCCTTTGCTCGCCCCACAACCCCTCCGATATATTTAACTGCAGTCTCGATTAGCGGTGGCCACGCAGCCGGGATGGAAGCCGTATCGTAACGTTTCTCTCGGTGAGTTCGTCGAGCACTGTATTCGGCACGGATCTCATTGCGTTGTAGACACGTTAAAGCTCTACACGAAGGCGCACGGCGCTAAGGTCCGTCCAAATATTTGTAATGCTGGCCATGCTCTCGAAAGGTTTGGTTAGACTTCAAATCTCATCATCAATTTGGACCACGACGATTGGATACTACGTGATGAAGAGAAATCTCTGGCAGAAGCAGGTTTCGGTGAGTGCAAGGTGTTCTAGTGTCCGAAACACTCTCACATATTTGTTTGTTCCAATCAGAGAACGAGACCGAGGTCAGCTTCTTCAACCTCAATGACTACGAAGAATTTAAGCTAAATCCCGAGGTAAGAAATTTACTTCCATATCCACTTCAAAATACTTCTCAGTCTATGACTGCAGACTAGC
This Psilocybe cubensis strain MGC-MH-2018 chromosome 3, whole genome shotgun sequence DNA region includes the following protein-coding sequences:
- a CDS encoding UPF0538 protein C2C4.04c, with the protein product MADSQLTNHLRPNDDATLTVRVIKSFKFRTERSLVLHHIDLNTTTVAQLKELAKQAVATQPGWKPYRNVSLDTLKLYTKAHGAKTSNLIINLDHDDWILRDEEKSLAEAGFENETEVSFFNLNDYEEFKLNPETSWDV